The following are encoded together in the Lagopus muta isolate bLagMut1 chromosome Z, bLagMut1 primary, whole genome shotgun sequence genome:
- the HNRNPK gene encoding heterogeneous nuclear ribonucleoprotein K isoform X1: METEQQEETFTNTETNDLSTGKRPAEDMEEEQAFKRSRNTDEMVELRILLQSKNAGAVIGKGGKNIKALRTDYNASVSVPDSSGPERILSISADIETIGEILKKIIPTLEEYQHYKGSDFDCELRLLIHQSLAGGIIGVKGAKIKELRENTQTTIKLFQECCPHSTDRVVLIGGKPDRVVECIKIILDLISESPIKGRAQPYDPNFYDETYDYGGFTMFDDRRGRPVGFPMRGRGGFDRMPPGRGGRPMPPSRRDYDDMSPRRGPPPPPPGRGGRGGSRARNLPLPPPPPPRGGDLMSYDRRGRPGDRYDGMMMQCHVDACDDMQPPELFEGGSGYDYSYAGGRGSYGDLGGPIITTQVTIPKDLAGSIIGKGGQRIKQIRHESGASIKIDEPLEGSEDRIITITGTQDQIQNAQYLLQNSVKQYADVEGF, from the exons ACCTTTCTACAGGCAAACGTCCTGCAGAAGACATGGAGGAAGAACAGGCCTTCAAGAGATCTCGGAATACAGATGAGATGGTTGAATTACGTATCCTGCTTCAAAGCAAA AACGCTGGAGCAGTGATTGGAAAAGGTGGCAAAAATATTAAGGCACTTCGTACAGAC TACAATGCCAGTGTTTCAGTCCCAGACAGCAGTGGCCCCGAGCG CATCTTGAGTATAAGTGCAGATATAGAGACAATTGGAGAAATCTTGAAGAAGATTATCCCTACTTTAGAAGAG TATCAACACTACAAAGGCAGCGACTTTGACTGCGAGTTAAGACTTCTTATTCACCAGAGTTTGGCAGGAGGAATTATTGGTGTCAAGGGTGCTAAAATCAAAGAACTCAGAGAG aACACTCAAACCACCATTAAGCTCTTCCAAGAGTGTTGTCCTCATTCAACTGACAGAGTGGTGCTTATTGGTGGAAAACCTGATAGAGTTGTTGAATGTATCAAGATTATTTTGGATCTTATCTCTGAG tCTCCAATAAAAGGACGGGCTCAGCCTTATGATCCCAACTTCTATGATGAAACATACGACTACGGTGGCTTTACTATGTTTGATGATAGAAGGGGACGCCCAGTGGGTTTTCCTATGCGTGGGAGAGGAGGTTTTGATCGAATGCCTCCTGGCCGTGGTGGTCGACCTATGCCTCCATCAAGAAGAGATTATGACGACATGAGCCCTCGTAGAGgacctccaccacctccaccaggTCGTGGTGGCAGAGGCGGCAGCAGAGCTCGTaatcttccccttcctcctcctccacctcctcgTGGCGG agatcTGATGTCTTACGACAGAAGAGGCAGACCAGGAGACCGTTACGATGGAATG ATGATGCAGTGTCATGTAGATGCCTGTGATGACATGCAGCCACCAGAGCTG TTTGAGGGTGGCTCTGGATATG ACTATTCCTATGCAGGGGGACGTGGTTCATATGGAGATCTTGGAGGACCTATCATCACAACACAAGTAACGATTCCCAAAGAT CTGGCAGGATCTATTATTGGAAAGGGAGGCCAGAGAATCAAACAAATACGGCATGAGTCTGGAGCTTCAATCAAAATTGATGAACCACTAGAAGGCTCAGAAGATCGGATTATAACTATTACGGGAACACAGGACCAGATACAAAATGCACAATATTTACTGCAGAACAG tgTGAAGCAGTATGCAGATGTTGAAGGATTCTAA
- the HNRNPK gene encoding heterogeneous nuclear ribonucleoprotein K isoform X2: METEQQEETFTNTETNDLSTGKRPAEDMEEEQAFKRSRNTDEMVELRILLQSKNAGAVIGKGGKNIKALRTDYNASVSVPDSSGPERILSISADIETIGEILKKIIPTLEEYQHYKGSDFDCELRLLIHQSLAGGIIGVKGAKIKELRENTQTTIKLFQECCPHSTDRVVLIGGKPDRVVECIKIILDLISESPIKGRAQPYDPNFYDETYDYGGFTMFDDRRGRPVGFPMRGRGGFDRMPPGRGGRPMPPSRRDYDDMSPRRGPPPPPPGRGGRGGSRARNLPLPPPPPPRGGDLMSYDRRGRPGDRYDGMMMQCHVDACDDMQPPELFEGGSGYDYSYAGGRGSYGDLGGPIITTQVTIPKDLAGSIIGKGGQRIKQIRHESGASIKIDEPLEGSEDRIITITGTQDQIQNAQYLLQNSVKQYSGKFF; this comes from the exons ACCTTTCTACAGGCAAACGTCCTGCAGAAGACATGGAGGAAGAACAGGCCTTCAAGAGATCTCGGAATACAGATGAGATGGTTGAATTACGTATCCTGCTTCAAAGCAAA AACGCTGGAGCAGTGATTGGAAAAGGTGGCAAAAATATTAAGGCACTTCGTACAGAC TACAATGCCAGTGTTTCAGTCCCAGACAGCAGTGGCCCCGAGCG CATCTTGAGTATAAGTGCAGATATAGAGACAATTGGAGAAATCTTGAAGAAGATTATCCCTACTTTAGAAGAG TATCAACACTACAAAGGCAGCGACTTTGACTGCGAGTTAAGACTTCTTATTCACCAGAGTTTGGCAGGAGGAATTATTGGTGTCAAGGGTGCTAAAATCAAAGAACTCAGAGAG aACACTCAAACCACCATTAAGCTCTTCCAAGAGTGTTGTCCTCATTCAACTGACAGAGTGGTGCTTATTGGTGGAAAACCTGATAGAGTTGTTGAATGTATCAAGATTATTTTGGATCTTATCTCTGAG tCTCCAATAAAAGGACGGGCTCAGCCTTATGATCCCAACTTCTATGATGAAACATACGACTACGGTGGCTTTACTATGTTTGATGATAGAAGGGGACGCCCAGTGGGTTTTCCTATGCGTGGGAGAGGAGGTTTTGATCGAATGCCTCCTGGCCGTGGTGGTCGACCTATGCCTCCATCAAGAAGAGATTATGACGACATGAGCCCTCGTAGAGgacctccaccacctccaccaggTCGTGGTGGCAGAGGCGGCAGCAGAGCTCGTaatcttccccttcctcctcctccacctcctcgTGGCGG agatcTGATGTCTTACGACAGAAGAGGCAGACCAGGAGACCGTTACGATGGAATG ATGATGCAGTGTCATGTAGATGCCTGTGATGACATGCAGCCACCAGAGCTG TTTGAGGGTGGCTCTGGATATG ACTATTCCTATGCAGGGGGACGTGGTTCATATGGAGATCTTGGAGGACCTATCATCACAACACAAGTAACGATTCCCAAAGAT CTGGCAGGATCTATTATTGGAAAGGGAGGCCAGAGAATCAAACAAATACGGCATGAGTCTGGAGCTTCAATCAAAATTGATGAACCACTAGAAGGCTCAGAAGATCGGATTATAACTATTACGGGAACACAGGACCAGATACAAAATGCACAATATTTACTGCAGAACAG tgTGAAGCAGTATTCTGGAAAGTTTTTCTAA
- the HNRNPK gene encoding heterogeneous nuclear ribonucleoprotein K isoform X4: METEQQEETFTNTETNGKRPAEDMEEEQAFKRSRNTDEMVELRILLQSKNAGAVIGKGGKNIKALRTDYNASVSVPDSSGPERILSISADIETIGEILKKIIPTLEEYQHYKGSDFDCELRLLIHQSLAGGIIGVKGAKIKELRENTQTTIKLFQECCPHSTDRVVLIGGKPDRVVECIKIILDLISESPIKGRAQPYDPNFYDETYDYGGFTMFDDRRGRPVGFPMRGRGGFDRMPPGRGGRPMPPSRRDYDDMSPRRGPPPPPPGRGGRGGSRARNLPLPPPPPPRGGDLMSYDRRGRPGDRYDGMMMQCHVDACDDMQPPELFEGGSGYDYSYAGGRGSYGDLGGPIITTQVTIPKDLAGSIIGKGGQRIKQIRHESGASIKIDEPLEGSEDRIITITGTQDQIQNAQYLLQNSVKQYSGKFF; the protein is encoded by the exons GCAAACGTCCTGCAGAAGACATGGAGGAAGAACAGGCCTTCAAGAGATCTCGGAATACAGATGAGATGGTTGAATTACGTATCCTGCTTCAAAGCAAA AACGCTGGAGCAGTGATTGGAAAAGGTGGCAAAAATATTAAGGCACTTCGTACAGAC TACAATGCCAGTGTTTCAGTCCCAGACAGCAGTGGCCCCGAGCG CATCTTGAGTATAAGTGCAGATATAGAGACAATTGGAGAAATCTTGAAGAAGATTATCCCTACTTTAGAAGAG TATCAACACTACAAAGGCAGCGACTTTGACTGCGAGTTAAGACTTCTTATTCACCAGAGTTTGGCAGGAGGAATTATTGGTGTCAAGGGTGCTAAAATCAAAGAACTCAGAGAG aACACTCAAACCACCATTAAGCTCTTCCAAGAGTGTTGTCCTCATTCAACTGACAGAGTGGTGCTTATTGGTGGAAAACCTGATAGAGTTGTTGAATGTATCAAGATTATTTTGGATCTTATCTCTGAG tCTCCAATAAAAGGACGGGCTCAGCCTTATGATCCCAACTTCTATGATGAAACATACGACTACGGTGGCTTTACTATGTTTGATGATAGAAGGGGACGCCCAGTGGGTTTTCCTATGCGTGGGAGAGGAGGTTTTGATCGAATGCCTCCTGGCCGTGGTGGTCGACCTATGCCTCCATCAAGAAGAGATTATGACGACATGAGCCCTCGTAGAGgacctccaccacctccaccaggTCGTGGTGGCAGAGGCGGCAGCAGAGCTCGTaatcttccccttcctcctcctccacctcctcgTGGCGG agatcTGATGTCTTACGACAGAAGAGGCAGACCAGGAGACCGTTACGATGGAATG ATGATGCAGTGTCATGTAGATGCCTGTGATGACATGCAGCCACCAGAGCTG TTTGAGGGTGGCTCTGGATATG ACTATTCCTATGCAGGGGGACGTGGTTCATATGGAGATCTTGGAGGACCTATCATCACAACACAAGTAACGATTCCCAAAGAT CTGGCAGGATCTATTATTGGAAAGGGAGGCCAGAGAATCAAACAAATACGGCATGAGTCTGGAGCTTCAATCAAAATTGATGAACCACTAGAAGGCTCAGAAGATCGGATTATAACTATTACGGGAACACAGGACCAGATACAAAATGCACAATATTTACTGCAGAACAG tgTGAAGCAGTATTCTGGAAAGTTTTTCTAA
- the HNRNPK gene encoding heterogeneous nuclear ribonucleoprotein K isoform X3: METEQQEETFTNTETNGKRPAEDMEEEQAFKRSRNTDEMVELRILLQSKNAGAVIGKGGKNIKALRTDYNASVSVPDSSGPERILSISADIETIGEILKKIIPTLEEYQHYKGSDFDCELRLLIHQSLAGGIIGVKGAKIKELRENTQTTIKLFQECCPHSTDRVVLIGGKPDRVVECIKIILDLISESPIKGRAQPYDPNFYDETYDYGGFTMFDDRRGRPVGFPMRGRGGFDRMPPGRGGRPMPPSRRDYDDMSPRRGPPPPPPGRGGRGGSRARNLPLPPPPPPRGGDLMSYDRRGRPGDRYDGMMMQCHVDACDDMQPPELFEGGSGYDYSYAGGRGSYGDLGGPIITTQVTIPKDLAGSIIGKGGQRIKQIRHESGASIKIDEPLEGSEDRIITITGTQDQIQNAQYLLQNSVKQYADVEGF; the protein is encoded by the exons GCAAACGTCCTGCAGAAGACATGGAGGAAGAACAGGCCTTCAAGAGATCTCGGAATACAGATGAGATGGTTGAATTACGTATCCTGCTTCAAAGCAAA AACGCTGGAGCAGTGATTGGAAAAGGTGGCAAAAATATTAAGGCACTTCGTACAGAC TACAATGCCAGTGTTTCAGTCCCAGACAGCAGTGGCCCCGAGCG CATCTTGAGTATAAGTGCAGATATAGAGACAATTGGAGAAATCTTGAAGAAGATTATCCCTACTTTAGAAGAG TATCAACACTACAAAGGCAGCGACTTTGACTGCGAGTTAAGACTTCTTATTCACCAGAGTTTGGCAGGAGGAATTATTGGTGTCAAGGGTGCTAAAATCAAAGAACTCAGAGAG aACACTCAAACCACCATTAAGCTCTTCCAAGAGTGTTGTCCTCATTCAACTGACAGAGTGGTGCTTATTGGTGGAAAACCTGATAGAGTTGTTGAATGTATCAAGATTATTTTGGATCTTATCTCTGAG tCTCCAATAAAAGGACGGGCTCAGCCTTATGATCCCAACTTCTATGATGAAACATACGACTACGGTGGCTTTACTATGTTTGATGATAGAAGGGGACGCCCAGTGGGTTTTCCTATGCGTGGGAGAGGAGGTTTTGATCGAATGCCTCCTGGCCGTGGTGGTCGACCTATGCCTCCATCAAGAAGAGATTATGACGACATGAGCCCTCGTAGAGgacctccaccacctccaccaggTCGTGGTGGCAGAGGCGGCAGCAGAGCTCGTaatcttccccttcctcctcctccacctcctcgTGGCGG agatcTGATGTCTTACGACAGAAGAGGCAGACCAGGAGACCGTTACGATGGAATG ATGATGCAGTGTCATGTAGATGCCTGTGATGACATGCAGCCACCAGAGCTG TTTGAGGGTGGCTCTGGATATG ACTATTCCTATGCAGGGGGACGTGGTTCATATGGAGATCTTGGAGGACCTATCATCACAACACAAGTAACGATTCCCAAAGAT CTGGCAGGATCTATTATTGGAAAGGGAGGCCAGAGAATCAAACAAATACGGCATGAGTCTGGAGCTTCAATCAAAATTGATGAACCACTAGAAGGCTCAGAAGATCGGATTATAACTATTACGGGAACACAGGACCAGATACAAAATGCACAATATTTACTGCAGAACAG tgTGAAGCAGTATGCAGATGTTGAAGGATTCTAA